The Chitinophagales bacterium nucleotide sequence AAATTGTAAGTTGACCAGACTTGTAGAAATAATTGACTAGATTCTTATCTTCACCAAGGACTTGTCCCATATTTTTTTCAAAGCCGGAGGAAGATAATCGGTAAGGACTTGGATTTATTGAATTAGGATTATTTGCAATTAAATTGCAAAAAGTAAAAGCAACAAATAAGGTTAGAATTTGCTTCATCTTGTCTTTTACCTTTTATTTTTACCTAGGAGTAAATTGACTATCACAAAGATAGGGAAATTATCCTATCTTCTATAATAAAAAACTAGACTCGCTTTTTCTATCGTATGCGCATTGATGTTAAAGCCTACAATGGCTGCATTCGTATCTCTATTTAGGTCGAGCTTATCAGTATCCAGGGCATAGATGGTAATAGTATATTTATGAATGCCATGCCCCACTGGGGGACAAGGCCCACCGTAACCATAGCTCCCATAATCCGTTTTGCTTTGTACAATAGATTCTGGCAATAGTTTCTCAGAAACATCACCTGCTTTTTCCACCAACTCCTTCATATCAGCAGGTATATTAAATACCAACCAATGCCACCAACCACTGCCGGTAGGAGCACTCTCATCGTGAAGGGTGATGGCGAAGCTCTTGGTTCCCTTAGGAGCATGCTCCCAGTAGAGTTGTGGTGATATATTCTCCCCTTCACAGCCAAAGCCTTTAAACACATTTTTCAACGTTGCCTGTCCGCCTAGATCTTTACTTTTCAGGGTAAAGGTTTGAGAAAAAATACTAAAAGCGGAGAATAGAAAAGCGAAAGTGATATAAAACTTCATATGATGTGATTTTAAAAATGAGATAAACAAATTTAGGGAAAATAAATTAAGTAGGGATTTGAACTGCTAGCCTAAGTCAAAGGTCGAAGTAAACTTCGTCTGAGTGTTCGCAATTTTGTTATTTAGGGTCTGCTGAAAAACGCCAAAACAATTGATAGCCATAAGATTGCAAAAACTTTTCCCCCCTGAATATGCAAATTGTAAAAACAAGTTTACTGGAGTTCACGCCCAAATATTTTGCAATTACCGACAAGAATTTTAGGCTACTCAGAAGCACACCAACTACTTCGCCATCTTCTACCAATAGCGGTTTTAAAATGGTCCAACCCATTTTAAAACCTTGCTATGGTAAATGCCGTAGCAGTATTTGTTTAGTACAATGAGCCATGCGACATTGGACTATTACTAATACGCTTACGGTATTCACCTCGCAGTATGTCTATACAGCTTCGGCTTGATGGCTCGTATTTGGCTCATTTCTGAGTTTTTCAGCAGACCCTATTTAATAAAATCAAGTTAGCTTGGTGCTAAAATGAGAAAGAGAAATTCAATCAGAGATTTCAATACACTTTTACGCATTCCTGAGATTGCGCCGAAAGGGGATTGTCAAATTGGACTTAGTTTCAGAATTAATCAAGAGTATCCTCCACAATCCACACTTCTCCATCACGCATGACTTTAAAAAGCCAACCATTATCTATACAACGCTGCACTTCTTTACCTATCATTTCGGACTCGTGATGATCAGAATTATAATGCGGCAGAATGCCATAATCGAACAAGCCTAGTCCTTCCCAGATATTTTCTTGCATCTGTGGATAGGGGAAATCATTGGGCATATCTACTTCGGAAATATATTTCAAGGAATCACATAGAATACAAACGCCCGCACTATACCCTCCCCAGAAAAAGTTTTTTCGATAACGAAGTTTTTTCTGATAGATTTCATCAAAACCACTCAAACGCATAGCCATACGAAGAATAAAAGTGTGCCCACCAGCTAACCATATACCGTCTAGTTCTGATAGCTTTTTATTCAAAGCACCTCTCTTTCCAAAATAATCTTTCAAATCTAAGTGTTCGTTATGATATCCTAAATTATCTAAGAATTCCATTTCCTCTTTTAAATGCCTTGCTCGTATTTCAGGACTCGCTGTCGTCCAATCTTTAGAGTTATTAATATGCCCAATGCGTGCTCCTTTTGGCAGCATATTTGAAAGTTCATAGACTTTTTTGCCGAATTTATAGGAGGAGAGGTAGTATTTCATATCCCTATTTTAATAAGGTTGAGCAATAAAGATTTTCTAACATATTACTTTAGCGAAAAATTGATAGGGATATCAAAAAACACGGATACAGGTATATTGTCCTGTAACCCTGGTTTCCACTTAGGCATTGATCGAACTACTCGCAGTGCCTCTTCATCTACCTCTGGCGACACAGCTTTTGTCACTTTCGCATCTGTCACCTCACCATTGGGTGTAATGACAAATCTCACAATTACATTTCCTTCTATTTCCTTTTTTAAAGCACTCTTTGGATATTTTATTTTTTTCTGAAGATAGGTCATCAAAGCATCATCGCCGCCCGGAAATTCTGGCATTACTTCATATGGAAAGAAATCAATCTCTTGTCCAGTGGAGTCATAACATTCACCTCTCAGAAAACCATCGGCCTTATAAACTTCCTTTCTTTTTAGTTTGCCATTAGGATAGTACATTTTTAACAAACCATCTAACTCCCCGTTTCGGTATTCTTCTGTCTTATATAAAAATTTTAAGCTGTCATAAAACTTCCATTGACCATGCTTCTTATCTAGTATATACTCTCCTTCAGATTCTTTAACGCCGTTCTTATCATAATACTCAAAATGACCAAATCTACCATCTGTTTCCAAATTCTTAACTTGACCTAGCATTTGAATTTTACCACTTAAGTAAAAGTCTCGCACTACATAAGATGTATCTGGATTTAAGCTTAATTTTGCCAATCGATAATAGGTAAAACTATCTCGATTTTTCGTTTTTTGCCAATCTGCATTGTAAAAAATAGTATCTATATCTTGGCTAAGTGCATTATGGTATAAAAATAGGCCGATAATAAGGTAAAAGAAATTCATTTGTTTATTCTTATAAATTCTACAGATTTTTAAATTCTAATTGATTGAAAGTTTAAATAGTAAAAATACTACAGTTCGTTATCTTGTTGTGAATTTTTAATGAAACTACTGGTCTTTAAATGAGAATTTTTCAGTTATTTTGCATATTCAATTGATTCGAAGCATTTTGAAACTTATAACTTTTATTCTTGCCACTATTTTTTATCTTTCATTGAGAGCTGGGGATGCTCCTAATAAAGAAAACGAGATATTGGCTCTAATAGAAGCAGAATTTCTTAAGGCATCCATTAACTATAACTCAAAAGATTCTTTATTTTTTAATGATTTCGAAGAAGTCCTTGTATCTCTGGCTATTACAGACCAATATAATACAGATACAAAAATGGACTATTATAATTTTCTTTTTTTACTGATTAAAGATGTCAATACGAATCTTTTTGCAGTAAAGAAGTTGGAAGAACAAGATTACAGAAGAGCCATACGCATGATGCCTTCTATATTTTATTATAAGCAACAAGGCTTGCTGGAAGAATACCTCAGACAGAATCAACAAGAGGCTATAAAAACACTTCCTTATATCTACAAAGATGTAGATGCTAAGAAGTTTTTAGTTCAGTTTGCGATAGAAAAGCCTAAGCTATTTTATGGTCAAATAGAGGATTTTTCTCAGTTAAGTGACTTACAACAAATATTAAACTTAGTCATAAGTTTTGATCCTGTATCCTGGGTTCGTATGCTCGACAAGAATCCATTTCTTTCAGATATGGCAGCTAGCTCACAAAGCCAATTGGTCAAAAAAGTCTTGGATATAAAATCAAGAATGGGAGTCCATTCTGAATTGTATTATTTACTAGATGATATTGTTAAAAATTCATTTAATGACTCCCACGAATGGGATTTTAAGCAAAATCAGTTCATACTTACAAAAAAGTTATTGGCTGCTGCCCTTGATAATAATGCTTATGCCAGATA carries:
- a CDS encoding TonB family protein, which produces MNFFYLIIGLFLYHNALSQDIDTIFYNADWQKTKNRDSFTYYRLAKLSLNPDTSYVVRDFYLSGKIQMLGQVKNLETDGRFGHFEYYDKNGVKESEGEYILDKKHGQWKFYDSLKFLYKTEEYRNGELDGLLKMYYPNGKLKRKEVYKADGFLRGECYDSTGQEIDFFPYEVMPEFPGGDDALMTYLQKKIKYPKSALKKEIEGNVIVRFVITPNGEVTDAKVTKAVSPEVDEEALRVVRSMPKWKPGLQDNIPVSVFFDIPINFSLK
- a CDS encoding YbhB/YbcL family Raf kinase inhibitor-like protein; this encodes MKFYITFAFLFSAFSIFSQTFTLKSKDLGGQATLKNVFKGFGCEGENISPQLYWEHAPKGTKSFAITLHDESAPTGSGWWHWLVFNIPADMKELVEKAGDVSEKLLPESIVQSKTDYGSYGYGGPCPPVGHGIHKYTITIYALDTDKLDLNRDTNAAIVGFNINAHTIEKASLVFYYRR
- a CDS encoding Type 1 glutamine amidotransferase-like domain-containing protein, whose translation is MKYYLSSYKFGKKVYELSNMLPKGARIGHINNSKDWTTASPEIRARHLKEEMEFLDNLGYHNEHLDLKDYFGKRGALNKKLSELDGIWLAGGHTFILRMAMRLSGFDEIYQKKLRYRKNFFWGGYSAGVCILCDSLKYISEVDMPNDFPYPQMQENIWEGLGLFDYGILPHYNSDHHESEMIGKEVQRCIDNGWLFKVMRDGEVWIVEDTLD